One window of the Magnolia sinica isolate HGM2019 chromosome 19, MsV1, whole genome shotgun sequence genome contains the following:
- the LOC131235237 gene encoding ent-kaurenoic acid oxidase 2-like: MEVVTFATSTALVLLSFLVLYVRWINDRWHLRGLETGTNGSKVPPGSMGWPLIGEFLDFLWCFKFLRKPDHFIAKRKARYGDIGIYRTHLFGYPTIITCTPQLNKQVLGSMTEEGSFSTGWPSSQLIGNSAVAIVDGVAHKRIRRHLMEAFNSPKALKALLITAQPIFISTFEEWASKGKIIAFEEIKTMTFYSICDMLISFKSKDLLDTMERLYRGLMAGIRSMTINVPGTAYHWALKCRKKLTGILLDEVRKRKEMGTQKQDFMQMMMDSTDENGENMSEMEVVENIVSLILGGYESTSNVMTWALYYLAKYPSVLNKLKEEIRGITNQKSKDELLTLEDIKEMKYTSKVADELIRLSNVSPFIFRRVVKDNVVLNGYKIPKNWKVIVWIRSIHVDPDYYDDPLTFNPDRWSDLKPKVGTYTVFGHGPRYCPGNNFARLQVIMFLYHVCLKYRWELLNPEAGVKFQPHPKPVDGAEMYFSHAK; the protein is encoded by the exons ATGGAGGTTGTAACTTTTGCAACCTCAACAGCTcttgttcttctttctttccttgtgtTGTATGTAAGATGGATCAACGATCGATGGCACCTCAGAGGCCTCGAAACAGGGACCAACGGATCGAAGGTGCCGCCAGGATCGATGGGCTGGCCACTCATCGGCGAGTTTCTCGATTTCTTGTGGTGTTTCAAGTTCTTGAGAAAGCCAGACCATTTCATTGCCAAACGTAAAGCAAG GTATGGAGATATTGGTATTTATAGGACCCATTTATTTGGGTACCCCACAATAATCACATGCACCCCACAACTAAACAAGCAAGTCCTTGGTAGCATGACTGAGGAAGGGAGTTTCAGCACCGGCTGGCCATCCAGTCAGCTGATTGGGAATTCAGCTGTGGCAATCGTTGATGGGGTTGCCCACAAGAGGATAAGAAGGCATTTGATGGAAGCTTTCAACAGCCCAAAGGCCCTCAAAGCCCTTCTCATCACTGCCCAACCCATCTTCATCTCAACTTTTGAAGAGTGGGCCTCTAAGGGGAAGATCATTGCATTCGAGGAAATAAAAACT ATGACGTTTTACAGCATCTGTGATATGCTTATAAGCTTCAAATCAAAGGATCTTTTGGATACAATGGAACGTCTATACAGGGGACTCATGGCAGGAATTCGATCAATGACAATCAATGTTCCGGGAACAGCATACCATTGGGCTCTCAAG TGTAGGAAGAAACTGACTGGCATCTTGTTAGATGAAGTGAGGAAAAGGAAAGAGATGGGCACTCAGAAACAGGATTTCATGCAAATGATGATGGATTCTACtgatgaaaatggagaaaatatgAGCGAAATGGAGGTTGTGGAGAACATAGTTTCCTTAATTTTAGGTGGTTATGAGTCTACCTCAAATGTGATGACTTGGGCCCTTTATTATCTTGCCAAGTACCCATCAGTACTAAATAAACTCAAG GAGGAGATACGTGGGATCACAAATCAGAAATCTAAGGATGAGCTTCTTACACTTGAAGATATCAAAGAAATGAAGTATACTTCAAAG GTAGCTGATGAATTGATTCGCTTGTCCAATGTGTCACCCTTCATATTCAGAAGAGTGGTGAAAGATAATGTAGTTCTTAACG GCTACAAGATACCAAAGAATTGGAAGGTCATCGTGTGGATCCGCTCTATACATGTCGATCCTGACTATTATGATGATCCATTAACATTCAATCCAGACAGATGGAGT GATTTGAAGCCAAAGGTTGGAACTTACACTGTTTTTGGCCATGGTCCAAGATATTGTCCAGGAAACAACTTTGCAAGGCTTCAAGTGATAATGTTCCTCTACCATGTATGCCTCAAGTACAG GTGGGAGCTTCTGAATCCTGAGGCAGGCGTTAAATTCCAACCACACCCAAAACCAGTTGATGGTGCCGAGATGTATTTTAGTCATGCAAAATGA
- the LOC131235245 gene encoding large ribosomal subunit protein bL31c, producing the protein MALSLTASLHTPLQKKPSSFSDVFLKREAKEGKQFGRWSCRKKEIHPKFYEGAKVYCNGEHVMTTGGTQPEYVVDVWSGNHPFYLGNRSALLVDADQVEKFRKKFGELSNLMEIPVLKYGEIVIPKKKSASGKGKGKK; encoded by the exons ATGGCGTTATCTCTTACCGCTTCTCTGCACACTCCCCTCCAAAAAAAGCCCTCTTCTTTCTCAGATGTCTTCTTGAAAAgg GAGGCGAAAGAGGGGAAGCAGTTCGGTAGATGGAGCTGCAGGAAGAAGGAAATACACCCAAAGTTCTACGAAGGAGCCAAGGTATACTGCAACGGGGAGCACGTCATGACGACGGGTGGGACCCAGCCGGAGTACGTGGTCGATGTGTGGTCGGGCAACCACCCTTTCTATCTGGGGAACAGGTCTGCTCTGCTCGTCGATGCTGATCAGGTCGAGAAGTTCCGTAAAAAGTTCGGAGAACTCTCTAATCTCATGGAGATTCCTGTCCTCAAGTATGGTGAGATCGTCATCCCCAAGAAGAAGTCCGCTTCTGGAAAGGGCAAGGGCAAAAAATAA
- the LOC131234985 gene encoding lipid phosphate phosphatase epsilon 2, chloroplastic translates to MSAAISYVPTFRFSPCFPFRLKSPKPISFPEFPTSASVFVGGFLSRRSDFEKFKCLAQKEMNEMRRISSFGSHEDAENRGFMESDGSSELTRSLWSGGLESALNRSSKWLVAALFGSVIILKHDAEALWAAMGAVLNSSLSTTLKQILNQQRPASALRSDPGMPSSHAQSIFYIAVFAVVSLIEWLGINALTLTFAALILICGAYLSWLRVSQQLHTVSQVVVGATVGSICSILWFWSWHEFMLKAFNSFLWVRIVVLLGSAIFSVGFLLYVIRNWLVEEN, encoded by the exons ATGTCAGCAGCCATTTCTTACGTTCCAACCTTTCGATTCTCTCCGTGTTTTCCTTTTCGCTTAAAATCGCCAAAACCCATTTCGTTTCCGGAATTTCCCACCTCGGCATCGGTTTTTGTTGGTGGGTTTCTCTCAAGAAGATCTGACTTTGAGAAATTCAAGTGTCTGGCGCAGAAAGAGATGAATGAGATGAGGAGAATTTCTTCTTTCGGCAGCCATGAGGATGCTGAAAATCGTGGGTTTATGGAAAGTGACGGGTCGTCGGAGCTTACACGCAGCTTATGGTCTGGTGGATTGGAATCAGCTCTCAATCGATCG AGCAAGTGGCTAGTTGCTGCCCTTTTTGGGTCTGTCATTATTTTGAAGCATGATGCTGAAGCCTTGTGGGCCGCAATGGGAGCAGTCTTAAATTCCTCGCTCTCCACTACTTTGAAGCAGATACTTAACCAGCAGCGACCTGCCTCTGCTTTGAGATCTGACCCTGGGATGCCATCTTCTCATGCACAATCCATCTTCTATATTGCAGTCTTTGCTGTCGTTTCAT tGATCGAGTGGCTAGGAATCAATGCACTTACACTGACTTTTGCAGCACTTATCTTGATTTGTGGCGCATATCTT TCATGGCTACGAGTCTCGCAGCAGCTTCACACCGTCAGCCAAGTCGTTGTGGGTGCCACAGTGGGATCCATTTGTTCGATCCTATGGTTCTGGTCATGGCATGAATTCATGTTGAAAGCATTCAATTCCTTTCTATGGGTTCGGATCGTTGTGCTTTTGGGATCGGCAATCTTTTCTGTGGGCTTCTTGTTGTATGTGATTCGAAATTGGCTTGTGGAAGAGAACTAA